A genomic segment from Nitrosopumilus sp. K4 encodes:
- the rnhB gene encoding ribonuclease HII, giving the protein MQVCGVDDAGRGSMLGPLVIAGISINKTKLRKLKALGVKDSKQIPPKLREELSKKIISLVDDYHIVRILPKSIDASVKYHNLNQLEAKYMAKVISKLNPDTSYVDSCDVNPKRFGKEISKLSNNKKIKSYHHADSRFVVVSAASIIAKVSRDKSIARLRKRHDLGSGYPSDKITVNFVKSYYAENKILPTFVRKSWKPTMKILNSKSFL; this is encoded by the coding sequence GTGCAAGTTTGTGGAGTTGATGATGCTGGAAGAGGTTCTATGCTTGGACCTCTTGTTATTGCTGGAATCTCAATTAATAAAACAAAACTAAGAAAACTAAAGGCACTTGGAGTAAAGGACTCAAAACAGATTCCTCCAAAATTGCGTGAGGAATTATCCAAAAAAATAATTTCACTGGTGGATGATTATCATATAGTTCGAATCCTCCCAAAATCAATTGATGCTAGTGTAAAATATCATAATCTGAATCAACTAGAAGCAAAATATATGGCCAAAGTGATCTCAAAACTAAATCCTGATACTTCCTATGTTGATTCATGTGATGTGAATCCCAAAAGATTTGGTAAGGAGATATCGAAATTGTCTAACAACAAAAAAATCAAGTCTTATCATCATGCCGATAGTAGGTTTGTAGTGGTTTCTGCCGCTTCAATTATTGCCAAAGTTTCAAGAGACAAATCTATTGCTAGGCTCAGAAAAAGACATGATCTGGGAAGTGGATACCCATCTGATAAAATCACTGTAAATTTTGTAAAATCATATTATGCTGAAAACAAAATTTTACCTACATTTGTCAGAAAAAGCTGGAAACCTACTATGAAAATCCTAAATTCAAAATCATTTCTTTGA
- a CDS encoding tRNA (guanine-N1)-methyltransferase, whose amino-acid sequence MQIPDELFEEIVEGTTKLLVPIKSITDKVPPKEPAFFNPKAKLNRDLSIIAYASFLKKFEGPKIFLEGLSGLGSRGLRVANELQVDNVIINDLNPTALKLAEHSAKINNLENVKFSEKEVCRFFSNYSKKGERGSIVDIDPFGSPAPFFDCGIRATMHGGILSTTATDLQVLNGLFQNACKRKYGGIPIRVEYGNEIAIRLVLGCLRMVTGRLGVEMKPLFVESDMHYYRTFVRILNRPDQEENLGYILHCKNCSNRKTALENVKNCDLCGSENKIAGPLWIGKIFEKEFVQEMLNQIPNFSVEKNCEKIITKCLTESDMPATYHTLDEIASSLKTSPPKLEGIISNLKEMGFLASPTVFCPTGFRTNANIKQIIEIFSN is encoded by the coding sequence TTGCAAATTCCAGATGAATTATTTGAAGAGATTGTAGAAGGGACAACAAAACTACTTGTACCAATAAAGTCAATAACAGACAAGGTACCACCAAAAGAACCGGCATTTTTCAATCCAAAGGCAAAATTGAATAGAGATTTGTCAATTATTGCTTATGCATCATTTTTAAAAAAATTTGAAGGTCCAAAAATTTTTCTTGAGGGGTTATCAGGTTTAGGTTCAAGGGGATTACGTGTTGCAAATGAATTACAAGTTGACAATGTTATAATAAATGATCTCAATCCAACTGCATTAAAATTGGCAGAACACTCTGCCAAGATAAACAATTTAGAAAATGTAAAATTTTCTGAAAAAGAAGTGTGTAGATTCTTTAGCAATTATTCTAAGAAAGGAGAAAGAGGCTCAATTGTCGACATAGATCCATTTGGTTCACCTGCACCATTTTTTGATTGCGGGATTAGAGCAACAATGCACGGAGGAATACTATCAACCACCGCAACAGATCTACAGGTGTTAAATGGATTATTCCAAAATGCATGTAAAAGAAAGTACGGAGGAATTCCAATCAGAGTAGAATATGGTAATGAAATTGCAATAAGACTAGTTTTAGGATGTCTTAGAATGGTAACAGGCAGATTAGGGGTTGAAATGAAACCACTTTTTGTAGAAAGTGATATGCATTATTACAGAACATTTGTTAGAATTTTGAATCGTCCAGATCAGGAAGAAAATCTCGGGTATATTCTTCATTGTAAAAATTGTTCAAATAGGAAAACAGCACTGGAAAATGTAAAAAATTGTGATTTGTGCGGTTCAGAAAATAAAATTGCAGGGCCATTATGGATTGGAAAAATATTTGAAAAGGAATTTGTCCAAGAAATGTTAAATCAGATCCCAAATTTTTCAGTGGAAAAGAATTGTGAGAAGATCATTACAAAGTGTCTTACAGAGTCAGATATGCCTGCAACTTATCACACATTAGATGAGATTGCATCAAGCCTAAAGACATCACCACCCAAATTAGAGGGCATAATATCAAATTTGAAAGAAATGGGGTTTTTAGCAAGTCCTACTGTTTTTTGCCCGACTGGATTTAGAACAAATGCAAACATCAAACAGATAATTGAAATTTTTTCCAATTAA
- a CDS encoding fibrillarin-like rRNA/tRNA 2'-O-methyltransferase: protein MEEDNQVFFWIKSEGEKKLATENLVVGNQVYKEKLIIKKGTEYRLWDPFRSKLAAAIMNGLEEFPFKNKSSVLYLGVSTGTTVSHISDIVGPSGIIFGVEHASRVARDFLDRVATYRKNIIPILQDARKPKEYFSVFGKVDVVYVDIAQPDQTKIAIDNCRMYLKKHGYFFLVIKTRSIDVTKSPKQIVQEEVEKLKSEFEILQTIDLHPYDKDHAIVIARSKK from the coding sequence TTGGAAGAAGATAATCAAGTATTTTTTTGGATTAAATCAGAAGGTGAAAAAAAACTTGCCACCGAAAATTTGGTTGTAGGGAATCAAGTTTACAAAGAAAAATTAATCATAAAAAAGGGAACAGAATACAGATTATGGGATCCTTTTAGGAGTAAACTTGCAGCTGCAATAATGAATGGGTTAGAAGAATTTCCATTCAAAAACAAATCATCAGTTTTGTATCTTGGTGTATCTACAGGAACCACAGTTAGTCATATTTCAGACATTGTAGGCCCTAGTGGAATCATCTTTGGAGTAGAACATGCAAGCAGAGTAGCTAGAGATTTTCTAGACAGAGTTGCAACATACAGAAAAAATATAATTCCAATATTACAAGATGCAAGAAAACCAAAAGAGTATTTTTCTGTGTTTGGAAAAGTTGATGTTGTTTATGTAGACATTGCACAACCAGACCAAACAAAGATTGCAATTGATAATTGTAGAATGTATCTGAAAAAACATGGGTATTTTTTCTTAGTTATAAAAACAAGAAGCATTGATGTGACAAAATCACCTAAACAAATAGTACAAGAAGAAGTTGAAAAGTTAAAATCAGAATTTGAAATTTTACAGACAATTGATCTTCATCCATATGATAAAGATCATGCAATAGTTATTGCAAGATCAAAGAAATGA